A single Callithrix jacchus isolate 240 chromosome 4, calJac240_pri, whole genome shotgun sequence DNA region contains:
- the LOC100410792 gene encoding small ribosomal subunit protein eS1 has translation MAVGKNKRLTKGGKKGAKKKVVDPFSKKDWYDVKAPAMFNIRNIGKTLVTRTQGTKIASDGLKGRVFEVSLADLQNDEVAFRKFKLITEDVQGKNCLTNFHGMDLTRDKMCSMVKKWQTMIEAHVDVKTTDGYLLRLFCVGFTKKRNNQIRKTSYAQHQQVRQIRKKMMEIMTREVQTNDLKEVVNKLIPDSIGKDIEKACQSIYPLHDVFVRKVKMLKKPKFELGKLMELHGEGSSSGKATGDETGAKVERADGYEPPVQESV, from the coding sequence ATGGCGGTTGGCAAGAACAAGCGCCTTACGAAAGGCGGTAAAAAGGGAGCCAAGAAGAAAGTGGTTGatccattttctaagaaagattgGTATGATGTGAAAGCACCCGCTATgttcaatataagaaatattggaaAGACGCTAGTCACCAGGACCCAAGGAACCAAAATTGCATCTGATGGCCTCAAGGGTCGAGTGTTTGAAGTTAGTCTTGCTGATTTGCAGAATGATGAAGTTGCATTTAGAAAATTCAAGCTGATTACTGAAGATGTTCAGGGCAAAAACTGCCTGACTAACTTCCATGGCATGGATCTTACCCGTGACAAAATGTGTTCCATGGTCAAAAAATGGCAGACAATGATTGAAGCTCATGTTGATGTCAAGACTACCGATGGTTACTTGCTTCGtctgttctgtgttggttttacTAAAAAACGCAACAATCAGATACGGAAGACCTCTTATGCTCAGCACCAACAGGTCCGCCAAATCCGGAAGAAGATGATGGAAATCATGACCCGAGAGGTGCAGACAAATGACTTGAAAGAAGTGGTCAATAAATTGATTCCAGACAGCATTGGGAAAGACATAGAAAAGGCTTGCCAATCTATTTATCCTCTCCATGATGTCTtcgttagaaaagtaaaaatgctgaagaagccCAAGTTTGAATTGGGAAAACTCATGGAGCTTCATGGTGAAGGCAGTAGTTCTGGAAAAGCCACTGGGGATGAGACAGGTGCTAAAGTTGAACGAGCTGATGGATATGAACCACCAGTCCAAGAATCTGTTTAA